One Tachypleus tridentatus isolate NWPU-2018 chromosome 3, ASM421037v1, whole genome shotgun sequence DNA window includes the following coding sequences:
- the LOC143246914 gene encoding ribosome assembly protein METTL17, mitochondrial-like isoform X3: MWAANSAWGESIGEYFCVDVSSNMNNLAHLLVQGGDVNGRMFMNGIYFRQFLPASNERTYDSDFLLQSP, translated from the exons ATGTG GGCAGCTAATTCAGCATGGGGAGAATCGATAGGAGAGTACTTTTGTGTGGACGTATCAAGTAACATGAATAATTTAGCTCACCTTTTGGTTCAAG GTGGAGATGTGAATGGCAGGATGTTTATGAATGGTATATATTTCAGACAGTTCTTGCCTGCTTCTAATGAG AGAACGTACGATAGTGACTTTCTGCTACAGTCTCCTTGA
- the LOC143246914 gene encoding ribosome assembly protein METTL17, mitochondrial-like isoform X2, whose translation MWAANSAWGESIGEYFCVDVSSNMNNLAHLLVQGGDVNGRMFMNGIYFRQFLPASNERTYDIVTSCYSLLEQPSVNIFYS comes from the exons ATGTG GGCAGCTAATTCAGCATGGGGAGAATCGATAGGAGAGTACTTTTGTGTGGACGTATCAAGTAACATGAATAATTTAGCTCACCTTTTGGTTCAAG GTGGAGATGTGAATGGCAGGATGTTTATGAATGGTATATATTTCAGACAGTTCTTGCCTGCTTCTAATGAG AGAACGTACGACATAGTGACTTCCTGCTACAGTCTCCTTGAACAACCTTCtgtcaatattttttattcctaA